CAAAAAGAAcaatatattgaaaatgttagaaaatgtaaaaaatatattgaagATGGTTTTTCCTATGAATTGTGTTTAACTACACAATTTATCTCAAAGAACTTTGTAGATATCAACATGGAATATTtagatttatataattatattagaaatataaataaagtTTCATATAGttgttttattaattataaaagaattttaaataaagaacaaaatgataataaaaaagaaatatcctttttattaaagGAAAAAGATAATACACAATATCTAGGTGAAATACAATTCCACATTTTAAGTTTTAGTCCTGAAGAATTCctaagaaaaaataaagataacTATATGTATAGTAAACCTATTAAAGGTACATGTAAAAGAggaaaaacaaaagaaCAAGATGATATActaaaagaaaatttatttaataataaaaaagaaagagCAGAAAATTTAATGATATTAGACCTAACTACAAATGATTTTAATAGGATATGTGATATAAATACTGTACAAGTTTCTaaattatttcatattgaatcatataaatttgttCATCAAATGGTTTCAGAGATAACCgggaaaataaaaaaagggAACAATTTCTCTGATGCTATGTTGAATATATTCCCTGGGGGCTCCATGACTGGTTCTCCAAAGTATATATCTATGTCGATTTTGCAAGAGTAAagaacaaatatataattaaaagaataatgtattatagtatataaatataaatataaataaataaataaataaataaatatatatatatatatatatatatatatatatatatgtttgttatttctttattttttttattttattttatttttttttatttacagAATTGAAATAGTGCCTAGGGGGATTTACTCAGGTTGTATAGGTTTTCTTACATTTGAAggaaattttatttttaatatagTTATAAggacaataataataaaaaaggataaggtaagatatgaaaaaaatatattaatatataatgagcaacataatttattttctccctatataataatttatatcaCAAGTATacacattatatatatatatatatattttttatttatatatttatttatatttattttgttaaaGATTTCAATTGGCGCTGGGGGTGCTATAACAATTAAAAGTAATGAAGAAGatgaatataatgaaatgattttaaaatttatgaGCATAGCAAAACCGATAAGgtaaataagaaaaatattaaaaaatatatatattatttattaatatattttgacataaatatatattatttttttattttagtTTGTTTTTAAAGGAATATCATAACACTGACGtggaatatatattttaaaaaggggaaacattataaatatatatatatatatatatgtttacaTTTCTTGAGTATTTctattataaaattaaaaatcaataaatattcaaatattatatgtagcctatgatattattatatatttgatttaaatttatttattcataatataaaataaataaataaatattatatatatattatattatattatattatattatattatatatatatatatatatatatatatatatatatatatatatatatatgtgtattaGGATACTATACATTAATTtgatataattaataaaaaaataaaaaaataaaaaaaattatatctcattttatattgaattattattcattcataatatgtacaaaaatatataaatattatatatatatatatatatatatatatatatatatttatggtGAGATGTATTCTGAGGGGggaatattataatataactaatgatgatataatatatattttatatattattataaaaattccttcaaatacatttattatatatttaaatacTGACGCATGCATAAGGAGTAATAGTAAGAAAAATgtatcatataataatattttatatattatatttatgtaattaTAGAAAACTCTTGAACCTTTTATTCTAAAAAAAANNNNNNNNNNNNNNNNNNNNNNNNNNNNNNNNNNNNNNNNNNNNNNNNNNNNNNNNNNNNNNNNNNNNNNNNNNNNNNNNNNNNNNNNNNNNNNNNNNNNtaaaaaaaaaaaaaaaaaaaaaaaaaatataaaaatattaaaaaatataaaaattataaaaatatattaattttttttttttttttttttttttttttttttttttttgaagcTTCGATAAAATGTTAGGCAACAAATTAAGCATTAGTGACCTAAAGGATATTAAGAACAAGAAGGTTTTAGTAAGAGTTGATTTTAATGTACCTATTGAAAATGGAATAATTAAAGATACGAACAGAATTACTGCTACATTACCCACAATTAATCATTTAAAGAAAGAAGGAGCttcaaaaattatattaatatccCATTGTGGTAGACCAGATGGTTTAAGAAATGAGAAATATACCTTAAAGCCAGTAGCTGAAACTTTAAAAGGATTATTAGGAGAAGaagtattatttttaaatgattGTGTAGGTAAAGAAGTtgaagataaaataaatgcAGCTAAAGAAAATTCAGTAATTCTCTTAGAAAATTTAAGATTTCATATTGAAGAAGAAGGTAAAGGTGTTGATGCTAATGGAAACAAAGTAAAAGCAAATAAAGAAGATGTAGAGAAGTTCCAAAATGATTTAACAAAATTAGctgatatttttattaatgaTGCTTTTGGTACTGCTCATCGTGCTCATAGTAGTATGGTAGGTGTTAAATTAAATGTGAAAGCTTCAGGATTcttaatgaaaaaagaattagAATATTTTAGTAAAGCTTTAGAAAATCCACAAAGACCACTACTAGCTATATTAGGTGGTGCTAAAGTATCAGATAAAATTCAGTTAATCAAAAATTTATTAGATAAAGTTGATCGTATGATTATTGGAGGTGGTATGGCTTatacttttaaaaaagtCTTAAACAATATGAAAATTGGTACCTCTCTTTTTGATGAAGCAGGTAGTAAAATTGTTGGAGAAATTATGGAAAAGGCAAAAGCTAAAAATgttcaaatatttttacctgtagattttaaaattgcagataattttgataataatgcTAATACCAAATTCGTTACTGATGAAGAAGGTATCCCAGATAATTGGATGGGTCTTGATGCTGGTCCAAAAAGTattgaaaattataaagatGTTATTTTAACATCAAAAACTGTTATTTGGAACGGACCACAAGGTGTTTTCGAAATGCCAAACTTTGCAAAAGGTAGTATTGAATGTCTCAATTTAGTTGTTGAAGTTACCAAAAAAGGAGCTATCACCATTGTTGGAGGTGGAGATACAGCTTCATTAGTTGAACAACAAAATAAGAAAAACGAAATTAGTCATGTATCTACAGGTGGAGGAGCCTCACTTGAACTTTTAGAAGGAAAAGAATTACCAGGTGTATTAGCACTTTCAAACAAATAAACCAAAGCAcaataattaaaataaataaaatgatgtaaaataaaaataatatgatatatacaatataatatatattttataatagtgctttatttatttattatttttttttttaattatacattttacttattgtatgtatgtatgtatgtttatatatataaagtaccttatgtatatttttatagaGCTCGTaactatattatatttatatatactaattttttttttttttttttttttttttttaacatatatcattattatactTTGCCTAAAgcacatttttttaatatatattgattgtataatgttattaacacgaatattatatttgagttttatttttacatttgatatatatgtctcaaattatataaataataaataaataaataaatatatatatatatatatatatatatatatatatatatattatatgtgtaCGTTTTAATGTTTATATTCCTATAATTATTCCtacatacatatttttcattttaaaaCGTATAGAGAAAAAACTgtactatatataaatatttacaagatatacattattacaaaataataatatttatttcaagATAAGTTTCCATTGAATTGTgaggatatatataattataaaaaaaaaaaaaatcacagcttcatatttttacttttatgattttaatttttttaatttaataataataataattatttatttatttataataataattattattattatatatatatata
Above is a genomic segment from Plasmodium reichenowi strain SY57 chromosome 9, whole genome shotgun sequence containing:
- a CDS encoding phosphoglycerate kinase, producing MLGNKLSISDLKDIKNKKVLVRVDFNVPIENGIIKDTNRITATLPTINHLKKEGASKIILISHCGRPDGLRNEKYTLKPVAETLKGLLGEEVLFLNDCVGKEVEDKINAAKENSVILLENLRFHIEEEGKGVDANGNKVKANKEDVEKFQNDLTKLADIFINDAFGTAHRAHSSMVGVKLNVKASGFLMKKELEYFSKALENPQRPLLAILGGAKVSDKIQLIKNLLDKVDRMIIGGGMAYTFKKVLNNMKIGTSLFDEAGSKIVGEIMEKAKAKNVQIFLPVDFKIADNFDNNANTKFVTDEEGIPDNWMGLDAGPKSIENYKDVILTSKTVIWNGPQGVFEMPNFAKGSIECLNLVVEVTKKGAITIVGGGDTASLVEQQNKKNEISHVSTGGGASLELLEGKELPGVLALSNK